A region of Vitis riparia cultivar Riparia Gloire de Montpellier isolate 1030 chromosome 12, EGFV_Vit.rip_1.0, whole genome shotgun sequence DNA encodes the following proteins:
- the LOC117925809 gene encoding glutathione S-transferase F9-like — protein MVVKVYGPAFASPKRVLICLVEKEIEFETVPVDIIKGEHKDPEYLKLQPFGVVPVIQDGDYTLYESRAIIRYYAEKYKSQGTDLLGKTIEERGTVEQWLEVEAQNYHPPLYNLVLHVLFSAKMGFPADAKVIEESEKNLGKVLDIYEERLSKSKYLAGDFFSLADLSHIPFTNYLGAMGKMYLIKEREHVSAWWDDISSRPSWKKVLELYPAPILE, from the exons atggtggtgAAGGTGTATGGCCCAGCCTTTGCTTCTCCAAAGCGTGTCCTTATTTGCCTTGTTGAGAAGGAGATTGAGTTTGAGACTGTCCCAGTTGATATCATCAAAGGAGAGCACAAGGATCCTGAATACCTCAAGTTacag CCTTTTGGAGTGGTTCCTGTCATTCAAGATGGAGATTATACTTTATATG AATCAAGAGCTATCATAAGGTACTATGCAGAGAAGTACAAGTCTCAAGGAACTGATTTGCTTGGGAAGACAATAGAGGAAAGGGGTACTGTGGAGCAGTGGCTAGAGGTTGAAGCACAAAACTACCACCCACCACTATACAATTTAGTTCTTCACGTTCTGTTCAGTGCCAAGATGGGGTTTCCTGCAGATGCAAAAGTGATTGAAGAGAGTGAGAAAAATCTTGGGAAAGTGTTGGACATTTACGAGGAGAGGCTGTCTAAGAGCAAGTACTTGGCTGGGGACTTCTTTAGCCTTGCTGATCTCAGCCACATTCCTTTCACTAACTACTTGGGTGCTATGGGCAAGATGTATTTGATTAAGGAGAGAGAGCATGTGAGTGCATGGTGGGATGATATTAGTAGCAGGCCATCTTGGAAAAAGGTCCTTGAGCTCTACCCTGCCCCCATCTTGGAATAA